From one Streptomyces sp. N50 genomic stretch:
- a CDS encoding response regulator transcription factor, with protein MTAPGTVLVVEDEPSIADVLAIALRYHRFEVMVAGTVREALALAERTRPDCALLDVMLPDGDGRALGQELRARRPDLAVVFLTARDAPAEIVGALGFGDDYITKPFDIDVVVARITAVLRRTRPADVLPQRPPLRYGDLELDETTYSVHRAGNSVELTPTEYALLRFLVRNGGRVVPKEQLLRHVWQYEHTPPESTVVETYISYLRRKLETLGPPVITTRRGVGYGLA; from the coding sequence ATGACGGCTCCAGGAACCGTGCTGGTGGTGGAGGACGAACCGAGCATCGCGGACGTCCTCGCCATCGCGCTGCGCTACCACCGCTTCGAGGTGATGGTCGCGGGCACCGTGCGCGAGGCGCTCGCCCTCGCCGAGCGCACCCGCCCGGACTGCGCCCTGCTCGACGTGATGCTCCCGGACGGCGACGGCCGCGCCCTGGGGCAGGAACTGCGCGCCCGCAGGCCCGACCTGGCGGTCGTCTTCCTCACCGCCCGGGACGCGCCGGCCGAGATCGTCGGCGCCCTGGGCTTCGGCGACGACTACATCACCAAGCCCTTCGACATCGACGTGGTCGTCGCCCGCATCACCGCCGTCCTGCGCCGCACCCGCCCCGCCGACGTCCTCCCCCAGCGCCCGCCCCTGCGCTACGGCGACCTGGAGCTGGACGAGACGACGTACTCGGTGCACCGCGCGGGCAACTCGGTCGAGCTGACCCCCACGGAGTACGCCCTGCTGCGCTTCCTGGTGCGCAACGGCGGGCGGGTCGTGCCCAAGGAGCAACTCCTGCGCCACGTCTGGCAGTACGAGCACACCCCGCCGGAGTCGACCGTCGTCGAGACCTACATCAGCTATCTGCGGCGCAAGCTGGAGACCCTGGGACCGCCCGTGATCACCACGCGCCGGGGCGTCGGATACGGGCTCGCATGA
- a CDS encoding ABC transporter substrate-binding protein, which translates to MRSVRIRILASLLVLAAVGVGGWQLLPSDGSKDKTITVGTTDAVTSLDPAAAYDAGSWALYSNVFQSLMTFDSGGTTPVPDAAKSCAFVGGGLTTYRCVVREGLTFPSGRAMTAEDVKFSFDRVKKINSDVGPSSLLSTLGSVDASGMTVTFHLSSPDATFPFKVATGAGAIVDSTKYPKDAPRNGYQVDGTGPYTLTTYTKDKKAVLSPNSHYKGAVKNTGSPIELRYYADSDALQKAYQAKQVQVATRQLPPKMLSGLSASDPNQRVSEADSSETRNLYLNTRKGTPLHDVLVRRAMAWLINREQLAATVYDGTVDPLYSLIPTGIVGHTTSFFDDYPSQNVDKAKALLEEADVSVPVHFTYGYGIGHGAGKEEAAELKKQLEASGLFKVDVKGYEWTDFQKRWATGKLDAYAVGWVADYPDPDTFGSPLVGTGSTMNTGYSNKLVDQLILSSQKFADRSRVDDDFRDLQSDVAADVPLIPLWQRKEYVVSSEDVGGISYLTDGTGVFRLWALDWI; encoded by the coding sequence ATGCGGTCGGTTCGCATACGGATTCTCGCGTCGCTGCTGGTTCTGGCGGCCGTGGGAGTCGGGGGCTGGCAGTTGCTGCCCTCGGACGGGAGCAAGGACAAGACGATCACGGTCGGGACGACGGACGCTGTCACGTCCCTCGACCCGGCCGCCGCGTACGACGCCGGTTCGTGGGCGCTGTACAGCAACGTCTTCCAGTCGCTGATGACGTTCGACTCCGGCGGGACGACACCCGTGCCGGACGCGGCCAAGAGCTGCGCGTTCGTGGGCGGCGGGCTGACGACGTACCGCTGTGTGGTGCGCGAGGGGCTCACCTTCCCGAGCGGGCGCGCGATGACCGCCGAGGACGTGAAGTTCTCCTTCGACCGGGTCAAGAAGATCAACTCCGATGTGGGTCCGTCGTCGCTGCTCTCCACGCTCGGCTCGGTCGACGCCTCCGGGATGACGGTCACCTTCCATCTGTCGTCCCCGGACGCCACGTTCCCGTTCAAGGTGGCCACCGGCGCGGGCGCGATCGTCGACAGCACCAAGTACCCGAAGGACGCCCCGCGCAACGGCTACCAGGTCGACGGCACCGGCCCGTACACCCTGACCACGTATACGAAGGACAAGAAGGCGGTCCTTTCGCCGAACAGCCACTACAAGGGTGCCGTCAAGAACACCGGGAGCCCGATCGAGCTGCGGTACTACGCAGACTCGGACGCGCTGCAGAAGGCGTACCAGGCGAAGCAGGTCCAGGTGGCCACCCGCCAGTTGCCCCCGAAGATGCTCTCCGGGCTCTCCGCGAGCGACCCAAACCAGCGCGTGTCGGAGGCGGACAGCTCCGAGACCCGCAACCTGTACCTCAACACCCGTAAGGGCACGCCCCTGCACGACGTCCTCGTCCGGCGGGCCATGGCCTGGCTGATCAACCGCGAGCAGCTGGCCGCCACGGTGTACGACGGCACGGTCGACCCGCTGTACTCGCTGATCCCCACCGGCATCGTCGGCCACACGACGTCCTTCTTCGACGACTACCCCTCCCAGAACGTCGACAAGGCGAAGGCACTCCTCGAAGAGGCCGACGTCTCCGTCCCGGTCCACTTCACCTACGGCTACGGCATCGGGCACGGCGCCGGCAAGGAGGAGGCCGCCGAGCTGAAGAAGCAGCTGGAGGCGAGCGGGCTCTTCAAGGTGGACGTCAAGGGCTACGAGTGGACCGACTTCCAGAAGCGCTGGGCGACCGGCAAGCTGGACGCGTACGCCGTCGGCTGGGTCGCCGACTACCCCGACCCGGACACCTTCGGCTCCCCGCTCGTCGGCACCGGTTCCACCATGAACACCGGTTACAGCAACAAGCTCGTCGACCAACTCATCCTCAGCAGCCAGAAGTTCGCCGACCGCAGCCGCGTCGACGACGACTTCCGCGACCTCCAGTCGGACGTGGCCGCGGACGTGCCGCTGATCCCGCTGTGGCAGCGCAAGGAGTACGTCGTGAGCAGCGAGGACGTCGGCGGCATCTCCTATCTCACGGACGGCACAGGCGTGTTCCGGCTGTGGGCGCTGGACTGGATCTGA
- a CDS encoding metallophosphoesterase, with translation MAVVVITLVALVAVAVLGGLHWYVWRRLVRDTTRAWGPARITGTAVLVAGPVLMIAALAAERGGAPFWLQQVLGWPGFLWMALAIYLLLAVLAGEVLRPLLRRLLERRGRPETAVEAHEAPDSATGPAEAPEAPRSAPSRRLFVSRVVGGAAAAAAVGTVGYGTYGVLRGPSVKRVTVPLAKLPRSAHGFRIAVVSDIHLGPLLGRGFAQKVVDTINATQPDLIAVVGDLVDGSVKNLGPAAAPLAGLKARHGSFFVTGNHEYFSGAEQWLEEVRTLGIHTLENARTELAGFDLAGVNDLQGESEGQGPDFGKALGDRDTTRACVLLAHQPVQIHEAVKHGVDLQLSGHTHGGQLWPGNFIAAAANPTVAGLERYGDTELYVSRGAGAWGPPTRVGAPSDITVVELASKQA, from the coding sequence GTGGCCGTCGTCGTCATCACCCTCGTGGCCCTGGTCGCCGTCGCCGTCCTCGGCGGGCTCCACTGGTACGTCTGGCGCCGCCTCGTCCGCGACACCACGCGCGCGTGGGGCCCCGCCCGGATCACCGGCACGGCCGTGCTCGTCGCCGGCCCGGTGCTGATGATCGCGGCCCTGGCCGCCGAACGCGGCGGCGCGCCCTTCTGGCTCCAACAGGTCCTGGGCTGGCCCGGCTTCCTGTGGATGGCCCTGGCGATCTACCTGCTCCTGGCCGTCCTCGCGGGTGAGGTCCTGCGGCCGCTGCTGCGCCGGCTCCTCGAACGGCGCGGGCGGCCCGAGACAGCCGTAGAAGCGCATGAGGCCCCGGACTCCGCGACAGGCCCCGCAGAAGCCCCTGAAGCGCCGCGGAGCGCCCCCTCGCGCCGTCTCTTCGTCTCCCGTGTCGTCGGGGGTGCCGCCGCCGCTGCCGCCGTCGGGACCGTCGGCTACGGCACCTACGGCGTGCTGCGCGGGCCGAGCGTCAAGCGGGTCACCGTGCCGTTGGCCAAACTGCCGCGGTCCGCGCACGGGTTCAGGATCGCGGTCGTCAGTGACATCCACCTGGGGCCGCTCCTGGGGCGGGGGTTCGCGCAGAAGGTCGTCGACACGATCAACGCGACCCAGCCCGATCTCATCGCCGTCGTCGGTGACTTGGTGGACGGCAGCGTCAAGAACCTGGGGCCCGCCGCGGCACCCCTGGCCGGGCTGAAGGCGCGGCACGGCAGCTTCTTCGTCACCGGTAATCACGAGTACTTCTCCGGCGCCGAGCAGTGGCTGGAAGAGGTCCGCACGCTCGGGATCCACACCCTGGAGAACGCGCGTACCGAACTGGCCGGTTTCGACCTCGCCGGGGTCAACGACCTCCAGGGCGAGAGCGAGGGGCAGGGGCCCGACTTCGGGAAGGCGCTCGGCGACCGGGACACCACGCGCGCGTGCGTGCTGCTCGCGCATCAGCCCGTGCAGATCCACGAGGCCGTCAAGCACGGCGTCGACCTCCAGCTCTCCGGGCACACCCACGGCGGTCAGTTGTGGCCCGGCAACTTCATCGCGGCGGCGGCCAATCCGACGGTCGCGGGCCTGGAGCGGTACGGCGACACCGAGTTGTACGTCAGCAGGGGCGCGGGCGCCTGGGGACCGCCCACGCGCGTGGGGGCGCCGTCGGACATCACGGTCGTCGAACTGGCCTCGAAGCAGGCCTAG
- a CDS encoding D-alanyl-D-alanine carboxypeptidase family protein — protein MPAPLQTIRRPLLVLSAALSSLALTAPVALAAPSPTPTPTSTPSSSASPTATPPANMSSVGGTRLGQAGTQVNLTSGVPVLPKDVTARSWIVSDAESGAVLASHNAHWRLPPASTLKMLFADTVLPKFPKTTEHKVVASDLAGMGTGSSLVGIKEGESYTVHDLWLGVFLRSGNDAVHVLSHMNGGVAKTVSDMNAHAQDLQALDTRVVTPDGYDEPGQVSSAYDLTLFARSGLQKKDFREYCSTVSAKFPGETTKKKGKSVRGTFDIQNTNRLLSGDSDVSVYPGIAGVKNGNTTNAGATFTGVAERNGKVLLVTVMNPEKDEHNEVYKEAAKILDWGFQADGKVQPVGELVAPKNVPQASAQPGATATGEAGGDTSTKPSAGGSASATASEDDGSSGVGIALAVTGGLLVLLAAGVFLVNRRWPLPDLVRRRPRP, from the coding sequence GTGCCCGCTCCACTGCAGACCATCAGGCGACCCCTGCTGGTGCTTTCCGCCGCCCTGTCGTCCCTCGCGCTCACCGCGCCCGTCGCCCTCGCGGCCCCGAGTCCGACGCCGACGCCGACCTCGACTCCGAGTTCGTCGGCCAGCCCTACGGCCACACCCCCGGCGAACATGTCGTCGGTGGGCGGCACCCGCCTCGGCCAGGCGGGGACCCAGGTCAATCTGACGTCCGGCGTCCCGGTGCTGCCGAAGGACGTGACCGCGCGGTCGTGGATCGTGTCCGACGCCGAGTCGGGCGCGGTGCTCGCGTCGCACAACGCGCACTGGCGGCTGCCTCCGGCGAGCACCCTGAAGATGCTGTTCGCGGACACCGTGCTGCCGAAGTTCCCGAAGACGACCGAACACAAGGTCGTCGCGTCGGACCTGGCCGGCATGGGCACCGGTTCCAGCCTCGTCGGGATAAAGGAGGGCGAGAGCTACACGGTCCACGATCTGTGGCTCGGTGTCTTCCTGCGCTCCGGCAACGACGCGGTGCACGTCCTGTCCCACATGAACGGGGGCGTCGCCAAGACCGTCTCCGACATGAACGCGCACGCCCAGGACCTCCAGGCACTCGACACGCGTGTGGTGACGCCGGACGGCTACGACGAGCCGGGGCAGGTCTCGTCGGCGTACGACCTGACGTTGTTCGCGCGCTCCGGGCTGCAGAAGAAGGACTTCAGGGAGTACTGCTCGACGGTGAGCGCGAAGTTCCCGGGCGAGACGACCAAGAAGAAGGGCAAGTCGGTCCGCGGGACCTTCGACATCCAGAACACCAACCGGCTGCTGAGCGGCGACTCGGACGTGTCGGTGTACCCGGGCATCGCGGGCGTCAAGAACGGCAACACCACCAACGCGGGCGCGACCTTCACCGGCGTCGCCGAGCGCAACGGCAAGGTGCTGCTGGTGACGGTCATGAACCCGGAGAAGGACGAGCACAACGAGGTCTACAAGGAGGCCGCGAAGATCCTCGACTGGGGCTTCCAGGCGGACGGGAAGGTCCAGCCGGTGGGAGAGCTCGTCGCGCCCAAGAACGTCCCGCAGGCGAGCGCACAGCCGGGTGCGACGGCCACCGGGGAGGCGGGCGGCGACACCTCCACGAAGCCGAGTGCCGGCGGGTCGGCCTCGGCGACGGCCTCCGAGGACGACGGTTCGAGCGGGGTCGGGATCGCGCTCGCGGTCACCGGCGGTCTGCTGGTGCTGCTCGCGGCCGGTGTCTTCCTGGTCAACCGGCGCTGGCCGCTGCCGGATCTGGTCCGCCGTCGCCCTCGTCCCTGA
- a CDS encoding ATP-binding protein: MVRRNAFRLPRHPASVGLARRRVRDHLADWGHRSDDPALQDAVLLVSELATNVVRHGPLLEREFEVAVTALADGSCLIEVSDEGRLEPRLRVVTALEEAGRGLHLVEGIAAAWGVWSRGAHGKTVWALVQADTP, translated from the coding sequence GTGGTCAGACGCAACGCATTCCGGCTGCCCCGGCACCCGGCTTCCGTGGGTCTCGCCCGGCGCCGGGTCCGGGACCATCTGGCCGACTGGGGACACCGGAGTGACGACCCGGCGCTCCAGGACGCGGTGCTGCTGGTGTCCGAGCTGGCGACCAACGTCGTACGCCACGGGCCGCTCCTGGAGCGGGAGTTCGAGGTGGCGGTGACGGCCCTCGCGGACGGCTCCTGCCTCATAGAGGTGTCGGACGAGGGCCGCCTGGAACCCCGCCTGCGGGTCGTGACGGCCCTGGAGGAGGCCGGCCGGGGTCTCCACCTCGTGGAGGGCATCGCGGCCGCCTGGGGCGTCTGGAGCCGCGGCGCACACGGCAAGACGGTGTGGGCCCTGGTCCAGGCCGACACCCCCTGA
- a CDS encoding HAMP domain-containing sensor histidine kinase, with translation MRKFTLPNCERGAHSLRAKLTLANLTLLALGIVMATAVSLMGMRHYLLAQVDTELTKSRDSLSGSQLTMEQLNMLSTLSGLGDQLMPQRSAASANPDKVFAAVDSRGKVLTIAGFAPTAEQRALAALFSDPAALAADGTPRDISLSDDPYRAIGTRLADGTYILIAVSTGGLHHAMAKALKLDLAFGSLLLVLLAALTMVSVRRRMRPLEDMVETSTAIAEGDLTRRVPSSHHPTQEVEQLRVALNSMLHQVESAYRTRERTAAQLRRFVADASHELRTPLSAIRGYLQLYDKGMLTEPDERKRAWDRMNAEADRMGRLVDELLMLARLDQQPELRFRSVDLSRLVRDAAEDLRVQQPERPVTVGADGSLLVRADESGLRQVLGNLVTNVRTHTPADVPVRLGLEREDGVVRLCVADQGPGLCQDDAARVFDRFFRAGGGAGSGLGLAIVQGVVKAHGGDVAVRTAPGEGLAVTVTLPTRTPVPS, from the coding sequence ATGAGGAAGTTCACCCTCCCGAACTGCGAGCGCGGCGCCCACTCCCTGCGCGCCAAGCTGACCCTGGCGAACCTCACGCTGCTGGCGCTCGGCATCGTGATGGCGACCGCCGTCAGCCTGATGGGCATGCGGCACTATCTGCTCGCCCAGGTCGACACCGAGCTGACCAAGTCCCGTGACTCGCTGAGCGGTTCGCAGCTCACCATGGAACAGCTCAACATGCTGAGCACCCTGTCCGGCCTCGGCGATCAGCTGATGCCCCAGCGGAGCGCCGCCTCGGCGAACCCGGACAAGGTGTTCGCGGCGGTCGACTCCCGGGGCAAGGTGCTCACCATCGCCGGCTTCGCCCCGACCGCCGAGCAGCGGGCGCTCGCCGCCCTCTTCAGCGACCCGGCCGCGCTGGCCGCCGACGGCACACCGCGCGACATCTCGCTGAGCGACGACCCGTACCGCGCGATCGGAACCCGGCTCGCCGACGGCACGTACATCCTGATCGCCGTCTCCACCGGCGGCCTCCACCACGCCATGGCCAAGGCCCTCAAGCTGGACCTCGCCTTCGGCAGCCTGCTGCTCGTCCTGCTCGCCGCGCTGACCATGGTGAGCGTGCGACGACGGATGCGGCCCCTGGAGGACATGGTCGAGACCTCGACGGCCATCGCCGAGGGCGACCTGACCCGGCGCGTGCCCTCCAGCCACCATCCCACCCAGGAGGTCGAGCAGCTGCGGGTCGCCCTGAACTCCATGCTCCACCAGGTGGAGTCGGCGTACCGCACGCGCGAGCGTACGGCGGCCCAGCTGCGCCGCTTCGTCGCCGACGCCTCGCACGAACTGCGCACCCCGCTGTCGGCGATACGCGGCTACCTCCAGCTGTACGACAAGGGCATGCTGACCGAGCCCGACGAGCGCAAGCGGGCCTGGGACCGGATGAACGCGGAGGCGGACCGCATGGGCCGTCTCGTCGACGAACTCCTCATGCTGGCCCGCCTGGACCAGCAGCCCGAACTGCGCTTCCGCAGCGTCGATCTGAGCCGCCTGGTGCGCGACGCCGCCGAGGACCTCCGGGTGCAGCAGCCCGAGCGGCCCGTCACGGTCGGCGCCGACGGCTCCCTCCTGGTGCGCGCCGACGAGTCGGGCCTGCGCCAGGTACTCGGCAACCTGGTGACCAACGTCCGCACGCACACGCCCGCGGACGTGCCCGTACGGCTCGGTCTGGAGCGCGAGGACGGGGTCGTACGGCTGTGTGTCGCGGACCAGGGTCCGGGGCTCTGTCAGGACGACGCGGCGCGCGTCTTCGACCGCTTCTTCCGAGCGGGCGGCGGCGCGGGCAGCGGTCTGGGGCTGGCGATCGTGCAGGGCGTCGTCAAGGCGCACGGCGGCGACGTGGCGGTGCGGACGGCACCGGGCGAGGGGCTCGCGGTGACGGTGACACTGCCGACGCGGACGCCCGTTCCGTCGTAG
- a CDS encoding SCO4848 family membrane protein gives MKLSRPVSWFLLAFGVWSWVIWVTFVKNLVKDTSGLAFDDGHPTAYFWVHLTLAVVSFVLGTVIGGLGLRGLRALRETS, from the coding sequence ATGAAGCTCAGCCGCCCCGTCTCCTGGTTCCTGCTCGCCTTCGGGGTGTGGAGCTGGGTCATCTGGGTCACTTTCGTCAAGAACCTGGTCAAGGACACGAGCGGACTGGCCTTCGACGACGGCCATCCGACGGCGTACTTCTGGGTGCACCTGACCCTCGCCGTCGTCTCCTTCGTATTGGGGACGGTCATCGGGGGCCTCGGGTTGCGTGGACTGCGCGCACTGCGCGAGACGTCATAA